Sequence from the Acidobacteriota bacterium genome:
AACACGCCGAGGCGGCCGAAGCCGCCGGCCGGTCGCCCGCGGTAGGTGGAGCCGAGGGCCTCGGCAGCGTCCTCCACCAGCGGTAGCTGCCAGCGATCGCAGGCGGCGAGCAGGCGATCGTAGTCGGCGCACTGGCCGTAGAGGTCGACGGCGATCACCGCCTTGGGGAGGCGATTCTGGCGGTTCCGCTCCTCGAGCTCGGCCTCGAGCAGGTCCGGGTCGAGGGTCCAGGTGGTGGGATCGCAGTCGAGAAAAACCGGCTGGGCCCGGTTGTAGAGCACCGGGTTGACGCTCGCCGCGAAGGTCAGCGAGGGGCAGAGGACCTCGTCGCCGGGACCGACACCGAGCAGCTCCATCGCCAGGTGGAGGGCGGCGGTGCCGGAGGACAGGGCGGCGGCGTGGGGCACCTCGGCCCAGGCGGCGACCTCGCGCTCGAAGGCGTCGACATGGGGTCCGATGGGCGCCACCCAGTTGCTGTCGAAGGCCTCCGCCACCAGCTCGCGCTCGCGGCCGCTGAGGTGGGGCGGGGAGAGGAAGATGCGTGCCATCTATCGTGCCAGGGCCTTGGCCGGTACGCCGACGGCGGTGGCGCCGGCCGGGATGTCCTTGGTGACCACCGCACCGGCGCCGACGGTGGCGCCCTCGCCGACCCGGAGGTACTGCAGGATCTGCGCGCCAGTGCCCACCAGCGTGCCCTCGCCGAGGTCGACTCCGCCGGAGATGTTGACCGTCGGGTTGAGGCAGCAGCCGCGGCCCAGACGGGCCTCGTGGCCCAGGGTGCAGGCGAGATTGACATTGCAGAAGGCGCCGATCTCGAGATGCACCGTGCCGAGGACTCCGGCGCAGAGGATCGATCCCTCGCCGACGCGGCTGGTGGCGCGGTCGTAGATCACCGTCGGGTGCTCCAGGATCGGCCACTCGAGATTGGGGAAGGCTGCCGTCAGCTCGGCGCTGATCGCCAGGCGGGGCTTGGGTGTGCCGATGCCGAT
This genomic interval carries:
- a CDS encoding transferase codes for the protein MSTVRDIVVVGAGGFAREVRWLIEEINRVEERFRFRGYLVSDLGRLGEHDSRDEVLGDFSWLGDNRVDAAAIGIGTPKPRLAISAELTAAFPNLEWPILEHPTVIYDRATSRVGEGSILCAGVLGTVHLEIGAFCNVNLACTLGHEARLGRGCCLNPTVNISGGVDLGEGTLVGTGAQILQYLRVGEGATVGAGAVVTKDIPAGATAVGVPAKALAR